A portion of the Drosophila innubila isolate TH190305 chromosome 3L unlocalized genomic scaffold, UK_Dinn_1.0 0_D_3L, whole genome shotgun sequence genome contains these proteins:
- the LOC117789268 gene encoding myoneurin-like: protein MYPICRVCMTSSGVLVDIFTKEKETFPSLEFMINECVEVKVTRNDNFPKHICKICLCDVHAAFRFKRNYELTLKQFNKKLDIKESKREDLLELSDQENNTEDVITSKPKTTTTIKRKKAVAFKTRRKVLITAKKKKKPKKKESECANEENLTEECKHEESQNEASPDLEETSDKSEITKSEPENEPSDLSHSESPSVDEDQPKAKRKRLILKPKKLYVCNICDKVLKSNSHLTMHALVHTGERPFKCECCLKNFRYKWNLKRHVDKNIDCQDPNNKKKVKKS from the coding sequence ATGTATCCGATTTGCCGCGTTTGCATGACCAGCTCTGGTGTCTTGGTAGACATATTCACCAAAGAGAAAGAAACATTTCCCAGCCTTGAGTTCATGATTAATGAGTGCGTTGAAGTAAAAGTTACACGCAATGATAATTTCCCGAAACACATTTGCAAAATCTGTTTATGTGATGTTCACGCCGCATTTAGATTCAAGCGAAACTATGAGCTGACTCTTAAGCAATTCAATAAGAAACTGGATATAaaagagagcaaaagagaAGACTTATTAGAACTCTCTGATCAGGAGAACAATACTGAAGATGTGATAACGAGCAAgcccaaaacaacaaccacaatcaAAAGGAAAAAAGCAGTTGCTTTTAAAACACGACGCAAAGTCTTAATCACAgcgaagaaaaagaagaagccaaagaagaaagagagcgagtgCGCGAACGAAGAGAACCTGACTGAAGAGTGCAAACACGAAGAGAGCCAGAACGAGGCGTCACCAGATTTGGAAGAGACATCTGATAAGAGCGAAATTACGAAGAGTGAGCCAGAAAATGAGCCGAGTGATCTGTCACACAGCGAGAGTCCATCTGTTGACGAAGATCAACCGAAAGCAAAGAGAAAaaggttaattttaaaaccaaagAAGCTTTATGTTTGCAATATTTGCGACAAGGTTCTCAAAAGCAATTCACACTTGACAATGCATGCACTTGTTCATACTGGCGAACGTCCCTTTAAATGTGAATGTTGTCTCAAAAACTTTAGATATAAGTGGAATCTTAAAAGACATGTAGATAAGAATATAGATTGTCAAGACccaaataacaagaaaaaag